The Saprospiraceae bacterium genome includes a window with the following:
- a CDS encoding aldehyde dehydrogenase (NADP(+)): MINELNKIMDKARKAFESYQYVSGAEKKLFLYAIAEGLEQEGDSLLNTCSIETNLPTARFAGERARTCAQLRAFGDLVGEGSWVEAVIDTTQNDRKPIPKPDMRKMLTSLGPVVVFGASNFPLAYSTAGGDTASALAAGCPVIVKGHPSHPLTSAIVSDIIIKAGLDTGMPPHVFQHVESSSYEIGKILVQHPTTAGVAFTGSLIGGRAIYDYASQREVPIPVFTEMGSTNPVVFLKEILKSKAAELARMYAASITIGVGQFCTNPGILIGLRSSAFNHFTSLLALELSQISHYKMLHMGIYQNYMHSLEKVLFEKGVETIYHAHEQEELKASPVLVRVSAENFLQNPNLRHEVFGPFSIIVVCDNENQILQVREAVTGQLTTTIMGTDHDLESHLELIKSARNIAGRIVFNNIPTGVEVGHATVHGGPYPATTDSRFTSVGMDAIKRWVRPVCWQDCPDIYLPDELKNGNPLGILRKIDGDFHRNPLLDV, encoded by the coding sequence ATGATTAATGAATTGAATAAAATAATGGATAAGGCAAGAAAAGCCTTTGAAAGTTATCAATATGTCAGTGGTGCGGAAAAGAAACTTTTTTTATATGCGATAGCAGAGGGGCTTGAGCAGGAAGGGGATAGTCTTTTGAATACATGTTCCATTGAAACAAATTTACCTACAGCTCGTTTTGCCGGTGAAAGAGCAAGAACTTGTGCACAGTTGAGAGCTTTCGGAGACTTAGTGGGAGAAGGAAGCTGGGTGGAGGCAGTAATTGATACTACTCAAAACGATAGAAAACCTATCCCAAAGCCCGATATGCGCAAAATGTTGACATCGTTAGGTCCTGTTGTGGTTTTTGGGGCAAGTAATTTTCCATTAGCTTATTCTACAGCCGGAGGGGATACCGCTTCAGCATTAGCGGCTGGTTGTCCGGTTATTGTAAAGGGGCACCCTTCACACCCGTTAACATCTGCAATAGTATCAGATATTATTATAAAGGCTGGATTAGACACCGGAATGCCCCCGCATGTTTTTCAGCATGTTGAGAGTTCGTCTTACGAAATAGGCAAGATTCTCGTACAACATCCGACTACCGCAGGAGTTGCCTTCACCGGTAGTCTTATCGGAGGAAGGGCTATTTATGATTATGCATCACAGAGAGAAGTGCCGATTCCAGTGTTTACAGAAATGGGGAGCACCAATCCGGTTGTTTTTTTGAAAGAAATTTTAAAATCAAAAGCAGCAGAACTTGCCAGAATGTATGCCGCTTCCATAACAATCGGAGTAGGTCAATTTTGTACCAATCCAGGGATATTAATAGGTTTAAGAAGTAGTGCCTTCAATCATTTTACAAGTTTACTTGCGTTGGAATTATCTCAAATATCCCATTATAAGATGTTGCATATGGGGATATACCAGAATTATATGCACAGTCTGGAAAAAGTCTTATTTGAAAAAGGAGTAGAAACTATTTACCATGCCCATGAACAGGAAGAATTAAAAGCCAGCCCGGTCTTAGTCAGAGTATCTGCTGAGAACTTTTTACAGAATCCCAATCTAAGACATGAAGTTTTTGGCCCGTTTTCCATCATTGTGGTTTGTGATAATGAAAATCAGATTCTTCAGGTGAGAGAGGCGGTAACCGGTCAACTGACAACGACTATTATGGGAACAGATCATGATTTGGAGTCTCATCTGGAATTAATAAAAAGTGCCAGAAATATTGCAGGCAGAATAGTATTTAATAATATTCCAACGGGAGTAGAAGTGGGTCATGCAACCGTTCATGGTGGTCCTTACCCCGCTACCACAGATAGTAGATTTACATCCGTGGGTATGGATGCAATTAAGAGATGGGTGAGACCGGTTTGCTGGCAGGATTGTCCGGACATCTATCTGCCCGATGAACTAAAGAATGGTAATCCTTTAGGTATTTTGCGTAAAATTGACGGTGATTTCCACAGAAATCCTTTGTTGGATGTATAA
- a CDS encoding 4-hydroxyproline epimerase, giving the protein MYKKRFFCIDAHTCGNPVRLVAGGAPELCEGNIREKRLHFIREFDWIRKSLMFEPRGHDMMSGSILYPPYHLENDVSVLFIETSGCLPMCGHGTIGTITIAIEEGLIRPKSPGIVKMETPAGLIDIQYKLSPNGKVSSVKLKNVPSFLYKENLEIECKDLGRLTVDVAFGGNFYAIVDPQSNFGGIEKYSADKLIVWGREIREDLNKRYSFQHPEIEEINWCSHVLWTGSCLDETSTARNAVFYGDKAIDRSPCGTGTSARMAQWYAKGKLKSGDLFIHESYIGSKFTGTIEGTIHIGGYKAIIPGIEGWAKIYGYNSIIVDPADDPYAGGFQVL; this is encoded by the coding sequence ATGTATAAAAAAAGATTTTTTTGTATTGATGCACATACTTGTGGTAATCCTGTCAGGTTAGTAGCCGGTGGAGCCCCGGAATTGTGTGAGGGAAATATCAGGGAAAAAAGATTGCATTTTATCCGGGAATTTGACTGGATCAGAAAGAGTCTGATGTTTGAGCCACGAGGACATGACATGATGAGTGGAAGTATTCTTTATCCTCCTTATCATTTAGAAAATGATGTTTCCGTTTTATTCATTGAGACAAGTGGATGCCTGCCTATGTGCGGACATGGAACAATCGGGACGATTACAATTGCCATTGAAGAAGGGTTAATCCGTCCTAAATCTCCGGGAATTGTAAAGATGGAAACACCTGCAGGATTGATAGATATTCAGTATAAGCTTTCACCTAATGGAAAGGTAAGCAGTGTGAAACTAAAGAACGTACCCTCATTTTTGTACAAAGAAAATCTTGAAATAGAGTGCAAAGACCTTGGAAGATTAACAGTGGATGTTGCTTTCGGAGGGAACTTTTATGCTATAGTAGATCCACAGTCAAATTTTGGCGGTATTGAGAAGTATAGTGCTGATAAACTCATTGTCTGGGGCAGAGAAATTCGGGAAGATCTAAATAAAAGATATAGCTTTCAACACCCTGAAATAGAGGAAATTAATTGGTGTAGCCATGTTCTTTGGACAGGAAGCTGTTTAGATGAGACATCAACAGCCAGAAATGCTGTATTCTATGGGGATAAAGCTATTGACAGATCTCCATGTGGCACCGGAACATCTGCAAGAATGGCACAATGGTATGCCAAAGGAAAGCTTAAGTCCGGTGATCTGTTCATACATGAAAGTTATATAGGCAGTAAATTTACAGGGACGATAGAAGGAACTATCCATATCGGAGGATATAAAGCCATTATACCGGGCATTGAAGGATGGGCAAAAATTTACGGATATAATTCCATTATCGTTGACCCTGCTGACGATCCATATGCAGGTGGATTTCAGGTCTTATAA
- a CDS encoding sterol desaturase family protein produces the protein MWLNILIVISTVLVMEFVAWAAHKYLMHGWLWIWHEDHHKPHYEKDGFFEKNDLFFLVFAIPSMMCFIFGTLYTSVSWLFFIGVGIAIYGLIYFLIHDVYIHQRFKWFRQLDSKYSRAILRAHGAHHAKTQKEAGESFGLLIVNSKYFGKRKSSSTSEA, from the coding sequence ATGTGGTTAAATATTCTTATTGTGATTTCTACTGTTTTAGTAATGGAATTTGTGGCATGGGCTGCGCACAAATATCTCATGCATGGATGGCTATGGATATGGCATGAAGATCATCATAAACCCCATTATGAAAAGGATGGTTTCTTTGAAAAAAATGACTTGTTTTTTCTTGTCTTTGCTATTCCAAGTATGATGTGTTTTATATTTGGCACCTTGTATACATCAGTAAGTTGGTTATTCTTTATAGGTGTAGGGATTGCTATTTACGGATTGATTTATTTTCTGATTCATGATGTTTATATACACCAGAGATTTAAATGGTTCAGACAATTGGACAGTAAATACAGCCGTGCTATTCTGAGAGCGCATGGTGCTCATCACGCCAAAACACAAAAAGAAGCAGGTGAATCGTTCGGCCTTTTGATTGTAAACTCCAAATATTTCGGTAAAAGGAAAAGTAGTTCAACTTCTGAAGCCTGA
- a CDS encoding twin-arginine translocase TatA/TatE family subunit: protein MFNLIFGLGPQELIVIGMIILVFFGGKKIPELMRGLGSGIREFNNAKANIETEVKQNMKEIENK from the coding sequence ATGTTCAACCTTATTTTTGGTCTCGGTCCTCAGGAATTGATAGTCATCGGAATGATTATTTTAGTTTTTTTTGGTGGTAAAAAAATCCCTGAATTAATGCGTGGTCTTGGAAGTGGTATTCGTGAATTTAACAATGCAAAAGCAAACATCGAAACCGAAGTAAAACAAAATATGAAAGAGATAGAAAATAAATAA
- a CDS encoding isopenicillin N synthase family oxygenase, with protein MTKRSIPLVDLSKFVNGNEEDRTEFVNQIGRAFHEVGFVGVINHGIPKEKIDAFYDASKRFFSLPVSIKSKYEVSGLAGQRGYTSFGKEHAKQSKVADLKEFFQIGQFVSDDHPLKSEYPDNVNVTETPEFFEQGRQLYKAFEEAGGHLLRAIALYLNLEEHYFDDKTKDGNSILRSIHYPPITAEPASAIRAEQHEDINLITLLVGASAGGLQLLTSDQEWLDILPEDGEIVINVGDMLQRLTNNYLISTTHRVVNPPKEQWHVPRLSIPFFLHPKSKMDLTCLDSTITAERPLAYTPITAGEYLDERLREIGLKK; from the coding sequence ATGACCAAAAGATCAATACCGTTGGTAGATTTATCAAAATTTGTAAACGGAAATGAGGAAGATAGAACAGAATTTGTGAATCAGATCGGCAGAGCATTTCATGAGGTAGGATTTGTGGGTGTAATAAATCATGGTATTCCTAAAGAAAAAATTGATGCATTTTATGATGCTTCCAAAAGATTTTTTTCATTGCCGGTATCTATTAAATCCAAATATGAAGTCTCAGGACTTGCAGGACAAAGAGGTTATACATCTTTTGGTAAAGAACACGCCAAACAATCAAAAGTAGCAGATTTAAAAGAATTTTTTCAGATTGGGCAGTTTGTGTCAGATGACCATCCTTTGAAATCTGAATATCCGGATAATGTAAATGTAACCGAAACACCCGAATTTTTTGAACAGGGCAGACAACTGTACAAAGCCTTTGAAGAAGCAGGCGGACATCTTTTAAGAGCAATTGCTTTGTACCTGAATTTAGAAGAACACTATTTTGATGATAAAACCAAAGATGGGAACAGCATTCTTAGATCTATTCACTATCCGCCTATCACCGCCGAGCCTGCTTCAGCAATCAGAGCAGAGCAACACGAAGACATCAATCTGATTACCCTACTTGTAGGTGCTTCCGCCGGAGGACTTCAATTACTGACTTCAGATCAGGAATGGCTTGATATCCTGCCGGAAGATGGAGAGATTGTAATCAATGTGGGTGATATGCTTCAGCGACTAACAAATAATTATCTTATATCTACGACCCATAGAGTAGTCAATCCGCCCAAAGAACAATGGCATGTACCCAGATTGTCCATACCTTTTTTCCTGCATCCAAAAAGTAAAATGGATCTGACCTGTTTGGATTCAACCATAACTGCTGAAAGGCCATTAGCTTATACTCCTATCACTGCAGGGGAATATCTCGACGAAAGATTAAGGGAAATAGGTCTCAAGAAGTAA
- a CDS encoding ABC transporter permease, which produces MNKIWLVTKREYLTRVKNKTFILTTLLTPIGFLLFFVVLGFIMSRGSDKVKTIAVSDPSGLMDGAIESKKNLVYQFSDESIDILKEKYLKGEINGIVEVLPIDDPNIRKYKFKYHSDDQLGMEESVSIESAVSKRIRNYKLKKADIDESTLANLDTDVTMDPFTIKKEKKISSLTTIVSSIIGGVVGYAMFFIIVLYGSQVMRSVMEEKINRIIEVLISSVKPFELMMGKVLGVGLVGLTQIGIWMILLPLIFIVGTAFFGLDAGNMAAMNTGGVGMDEMATAQDKIFAVIAEIKLMNWYKILPITLFYFFGGYFAYSALFAAVGSAVGEDINEAQSLTLPVMMPLILAVYIGFSAVNAPDSSLAVWASMIPLLSSIVMPVRLPFDPPWWQIVVSMVSLVIFVILLVGLAGRIYRVGILMYGKKASFKELSRWIFYKG; this is translated from the coding sequence ATGAATAAAATCTGGCTTGTAACAAAAAGAGAATATCTCACAAGAGTAAAAAATAAAACTTTTATTCTGACGACCTTATTGACACCCATTGGTTTTTTATTATTTTTTGTTGTACTTGGTTTCATTATGAGTCGTGGTTCGGACAAGGTAAAAACAATTGCTGTTTCTGATCCTTCGGGTTTGATGGACGGGGCTATCGAATCAAAAAAGAATCTGGTTTACCAGTTTTCAGATGAAAGTATTGATATTCTGAAAGAAAAATATCTCAAGGGTGAAATAAACGGCATTGTGGAAGTATTACCCATTGATGACCCCAATATCAGAAAATATAAATTTAAATACCATTCTGACGACCAACTCGGAATGGAAGAAAGTGTTTCTATAGAATCTGCCGTCAGTAAAAGAATCAGAAATTACAAACTGAAGAAAGCGGATATTGATGAAAGCACCCTGGCAAACCTGGATACAGATGTCACCATGGATCCATTTACAATAAAAAAAGAAAAGAAAATCAGTTCATTGACCACGATTGTAAGTTCTATTATCGGCGGAGTGGTTGGTTATGCTATGTTTTTTATTATTGTCCTGTATGGTAGTCAGGTGATGCGGTCCGTAATGGAAGAGAAAATAAACAGAATTATTGAAGTGCTCATTTCATCAGTCAAACCTTTTGAGCTCATGATGGGAAAAGTGTTGGGAGTCGGATTAGTTGGGCTTACACAGATAGGAATCTGGATGATTTTGCTTCCGCTTATTTTTATCGTCGGAACAGCTTTCTTTGGTCTCGATGCGGGTAATATGGCCGCTATGAATACCGGAGGCGTCGGAATGGATGAAATGGCGACAGCACAGGATAAAATTTTCGCTGTAATTGCTGAAATAAAGTTGATGAACTGGTACAAAATTTTACCTATCACCCTGTTCTATTTTTTTGGGGGATATTTTGCTTATTCAGCATTATTTGCAGCAGTGGGTTCAGCAGTGGGTGAAGATATCAATGAAGCACAATCCTTGACATTACCTGTGATGATGCCATTGATTTTAGCAGTTTACATCGGATTCAGTGCGGTAAATGCGCCCGATAGCAGTCTGGCTGTTTGGGCTTCAATGATACCTTTATTATCGTCCATTGTGATGCCGGTTAGATTACCTTTTGATCCGCCATGGTGGCAAATTGTTGTGTCAATGGTTTCATTGGTGATATTTGTGATTCTTTTGGTAGGACTAGCCGGAAGAATTTACAGAGTTGGTATATTAATGTACGGTAAAAAAGCCAGCTTCAAAGAGCTTTCCAGATGGATCTTTTATAAAGGTTAA
- a CDS encoding ATP-binding cassette domain-containing protein has translation MKVLSLKNVVKKYHNHTAVDDVSFDVERGTIFGLLGPNGAGKTSLIRIITTITAADSGQVFLNGEPLNHLHPNEIGYMPEERGLYKKMEVGEQLLYLAQLKGMDSKDALQKIKVWMEKFEILSWWKKKIQDLSKGMQQKVQFITTVVHDPKLIILDEPFSGLDPINTNLIKDEIQELKSKGASILFSTHRMEQVEELCDDIVLINKGKIILNGDVGDIKRNYKENLFRFSFDGNLPSDINQEGFDIIEDNQKEIIVRLHEGFTPNYLLKTLMERNIEINRFNEILPSLNEIFIKKVGDSNE, from the coding sequence ATGAAAGTACTGTCCTTAAAAAATGTTGTAAAGAAATACCACAATCATACCGCAGTAGATGATGTAAGTTTTGATGTAGAAAGAGGTACAATATTTGGGCTCCTTGGCCCGAATGGAGCAGGTAAAACATCGCTTATCAGAATAATTACAACAATCACGGCTGCTGATTCCGGGCAGGTTTTCCTGAACGGAGAACCACTTAATCATTTACACCCGAATGAAATTGGTTATATGCCGGAAGAAAGAGGATTGTACAAAAAAATGGAAGTTGGCGAACAGCTTTTATACCTTGCACAACTCAAAGGAATGGATTCCAAAGATGCTCTTCAAAAAATTAAAGTTTGGATGGAGAAATTTGAAATCCTGAGTTGGTGGAAGAAAAAAATTCAGGACCTTTCCAAGGGAATGCAACAAAAAGTACAATTTATCACAACTGTCGTGCACGATCCTAAACTTATAATCCTAGATGAACCTTTCTCCGGTCTGGATCCGATCAATACAAATCTGATAAAAGATGAAATACAGGAACTAAAATCCAAGGGTGCCAGTATTTTATTTTCAACACATCGAATGGAACAGGTAGAAGAATTATGTGACGATATTGTTCTGATCAATAAAGGAAAAATAATTTTGAATGGGGATGTTGGCGATATTAAGCGAAATTATAAAGAAAATCTGTTCAGATTTAGTTTTGACGGCAATTTACCTTCAGATATAAATCAGGAAGGTTTTGACATAATTGAAGATAATCAGAAAGAAATAATTGTCCGACTTCATGAAGGCTTTACACCCAATTATCTGTTGAAAACATTAATGGAAAGAAATATAGAAATCAATCGATTCAATGAAATACTTCCTTCGCTTAATGAAATTTTTATAAAAAAAGTAGGTGATAGTAATGAATAA
- a CDS encoding lysoplasmalogenase, translated as MYFSKYKYFNIFYIFVVAFNFISLSHITDYRIVAKPLIMGALIALYISKERNQNNSFILALICALLGDAFLLFTSDEFFLIGLFSFLLMQLLYAGTFWSQRSRHIKDILLPVVIMIILTSILMFVLWPHLDSMVTPVMAYTVAISVMAVAALSRKKELAAYFWVVAGVALFVISDLLLAYGKFVQPLPAHNYLVMGSYMLAQYLIVTGYIESNIQKQFIKST; from the coding sequence ATGTATTTTTCAAAATACAAATATTTCAACATCTTTTATATTTTCGTGGTAGCCTTTAATTTTATTTCCCTTTCGCATATTACAGATTACCGGATCGTTGCTAAGCCTTTAATAATGGGTGCATTGATTGCACTTTATATTTCTAAAGAGCGGAACCAGAATAACAGTTTTATACTGGCATTAATTTGTGCATTATTGGGAGATGCTTTTTTACTTTTCACTTCGGATGAGTTTTTTCTTATCGGATTATTTTCTTTTTTACTCATGCAACTACTTTATGCTGGTACTTTTTGGTCACAACGCTCCCGGCACATAAAAGACATTTTATTACCTGTGGTTATAATGATTATCCTTACAAGTATTCTAATGTTTGTACTATGGCCACACCTCGACTCAATGGTAACTCCTGTTATGGCTTATACTGTCGCTATTTCAGTAATGGCAGTGGCTGCATTAAGTCGAAAGAAAGAGTTAGCTGCATATTTTTGGGTAGTGGCTGGAGTGGCATTATTTGTAATTTCTGACTTACTTCTTGCTTACGGAAAATTTGTCCAACCACTACCTGCTCACAACTACTTAGTGATGGGCAGCTATATGTTAGCACAATACCTGATTGTCACCGGATATATTGAAAGTAATATCCAAAAGCAATTTATTAAATCTACATAA
- a CDS encoding transglycosylase SLT domain-containing protein: protein MNTNILKTKKIGLFCVFTLLAIAVQAFNVVSLRNDDYLKRVENLNTVIELRITEEVTEQIDLMVFRRKRESEVILGRTSLYFPIIENLLRERNLPDELKYIAVIESALKPAAVSRQGATGLWQFMKGTALIFGMTIDKTIDERRDVYISTEKALDYLTVLYEKYGDWTLALAAYNCGTGNVAKAINKAGGETNYWKIRKYLPKETQYYIPKFIAASYMMTYYHIHQLTPTTPPDEIKMVSSVKVFDKIHFKELSKEFDLSLETIQLLNPMFLKDHIPASKDGQYYLTLPESKMFSFIDKYSAPEYLVYLPGNYNFGRLNSSDSHNMIASASFLDNRILMIRDKFKTADFIDQMKSSMVYSSSESKFYKLGRKESLSDAARVNNMTLDELMKLNNFTEEVLINPGSIIRI, encoded by the coding sequence ATGAATACAAACATATTGAAGACCAAAAAAATTGGCTTATTCTGTGTTTTTACTCTTTTAGCTATAGCCGTTCAGGCTTTTAATGTCGTCTCCCTCAGAAATGATGACTATCTTAAAAGAGTAGAAAACCTGAATACAGTTATTGAGCTTCGAATAACAGAAGAAGTTACCGAACAAATAGACCTTATGGTATTCAGAAGAAAAAGAGAAAGCGAAGTAATTCTTGGCAGAACCTCTCTATATTTTCCTATTATCGAAAATTTACTCCGCGAAAGAAACTTACCGGATGAATTAAAATATATTGCTGTTATTGAATCTGCATTAAAGCCTGCGGCAGTTTCCAGACAAGGAGCAACAGGTTTGTGGCAATTTATGAAAGGTACAGCTCTCATCTTCGGAATGACAATTGATAAAACAATTGATGAACGTAGAGATGTCTATATATCTACTGAAAAAGCATTGGATTATTTGACCGTTCTTTATGAAAAATACGGTGACTGGACATTAGCATTGGCTGCTTATAACTGTGGCACCGGCAACGTAGCAAAAGCTATTAATAAAGCGGGAGGTGAAACCAATTATTGGAAAATACGAAAATACTTGCCTAAAGAAACTCAGTATTACATCCCAAAATTCATCGCTGCATCTTATATGATGACGTATTATCATATTCATCAGTTAACACCTACTACTCCACCGGATGAAATTAAAATGGTTTCCTCTGTTAAAGTTTTTGATAAAATTCATTTTAAAGAACTGAGTAAGGAATTTGATCTTTCATTGGAAACTATTCAGCTATTAAACCCTATGTTTTTAAAGGATCATATACCAGCATCCAAAGATGGTCAATATTATCTCACATTGCCGGAATCTAAAATGTTTTCTTTCATTGATAAATACAGCGCCCCCGAATATCTGGTGTATTTACCGGGTAATTATAATTTCGGACGCCTTAATTCTTCAGATTCTCATAACATGATTGCTTCAGCTTCCTTTTTGGATAATAGAATACTGATGATCAGAGACAAATTCAAAACTGCTGATTTTATTGATCAGATGAAGTCATCAATGGTTTACAGCAGTTCTGAAAGCAAATTTTATAAATTAGGTAGAAAAGAATCACTTTCCGACGCAGCCAGAGTTAATAATATGACATTGGATGAACTGATGAAGTTAAATAATTTTACAGAAGAAGTTCTGATAAACCCGGGCTCGATAATCAGAATATAA
- the gatA gene encoding Asp-tRNA(Asn)/Glu-tRNA(Gln) amidotransferase subunit GatA, protein MKDHSLKEIQQLLIDKKISTVEMVKTYLDNIHFSAHLNAYVEIYAEEALAKARETDFKIAQNPTSLGKLFGCVVSVKDMICQKNHQISAASGILKGFESQIDAFAIEQILLEDAIIIGRTNCDEFGMGSANTNSIAGPVKNGADPDRISGGSSGGAAVSLQMYTCQIALGTDTGGSVRQPAAMCGVWGFKPSYGMVSRYGLIAYASSFDQLGILGYNPQDIHTIMKVISVKDHKDATMFQSGLYPEQPGFEESIDFSKIKIAYFKDILDNHKTEPEINSGILDNINELKNLGCYVEEIEFPMMEYLIPCYYILTTAEASSNLSRYDGVRFGHRSLNSDSPDTMYKFSRTEGFGREVKKRIILGSFVLSASYYDAYFTKAQQVRRLLRDQISDIFKKFDFIILPTSPRSAWKTDEKPTDPLEIYLSDIYTVLANLTGVAAVSIPSGKNRLSMPFGIQLYADSKNDKKLLEFCENWKEWHSS, encoded by the coding sequence ATGAAAGATCATTCACTGAAAGAAATACAACAATTACTGATCGATAAAAAAATCAGTACAGTGGAAATGGTCAAAACATACTTAGACAATATTCACTTTTCAGCTCATCTGAATGCCTATGTAGAAATATATGCTGAAGAAGCCCTCGCAAAAGCCAGAGAAACAGATTTTAAAATAGCTCAAAATCCAACTTCTTTAGGCAAATTGTTTGGTTGTGTTGTTTCAGTAAAAGACATGATCTGCCAAAAAAATCATCAAATCAGTGCAGCTTCCGGAATTTTAAAGGGTTTTGAAAGCCAGATTGATGCATTTGCAATAGAACAAATTTTATTAGAAGATGCCATCATTATTGGACGTACCAATTGTGATGAATTTGGAATGGGTTCAGCAAATACAAACAGTATTGCCGGTCCCGTTAAAAATGGTGCTGATCCGGACAGGATTTCCGGAGGCTCCAGTGGAGGAGCAGCCGTTTCTTTACAGATGTACACCTGTCAGATTGCTTTAGGTACGGATACAGGTGGCTCCGTGAGACAGCCGGCAGCTATGTGCGGGGTTTGGGGATTTAAACCATCTTATGGAATGGTATCGAGATATGGACTGATAGCTTATGCTTCTTCATTTGATCAACTCGGAATTTTAGGCTATAACCCTCAGGACATTCACACAATAATGAAAGTCATTTCTGTCAAAGACCATAAAGACGCTACGATGTTTCAATCAGGTTTATATCCTGAACAACCTGGGTTTGAAGAAAGCATTGATTTTTCTAAAATAAAAATCGCTTATTTCAAAGATATCCTTGACAACCATAAAACCGAACCTGAAATTAATTCCGGCATTCTGGATAATATAAATGAACTGAAAAATTTAGGTTGTTATGTTGAAGAAATAGAATTTCCGATGATGGAATATCTGATACCCTGCTACTACATACTTACTACGGCTGAAGCATCATCCAATCTCAGCAGATATGATGGTGTCAGATTTGGGCATCGCTCTTTGAATTCAGACAGTCCGGATACGATGTATAAATTCAGCCGGACTGAAGGTTTTGGAAGAGAAGTAAAAAAACGAATTATTTTAGGCTCCTTTGTACTCAGTGCTTCATATTACGATGCATATTTTACGAAAGCACAACAGGTAAGAAGATTACTACGGGATCAAATTTCGGATATTTTTAAGAAATTTGATTTTATAATTTTACCCACCTCGCCCCGATCAGCATGGAAAACAGATGAAAAACCTACGGATCCGTTAGAAATATACTTATCTGATATATATACTGTTTTAGCCAACCTCACAGGAGTAGCTGCTGTGTCTATACCATCAGGCAAAAATCGGTTGTCTATGCCATTTGGTATACAACTTTATGCTGATTCAAAAAATGACAAAAAGCTTCTGGAATTTTGCGAAAATTGGAAAGAATGGCATAGTTCTTGA